GCAATCCATACCCAATTAGTTCCCCGATTTACCAGTAATTAAAGAAGTTAAAGCCATACCCGAAACAGCTAAAGAGGCAAGAATCATCAAAACAATCCTTAAGCCAAAATAAGTTTCCGCAATTCCGGCTAAAGCTAAAGGTAAAGACAAAGCAATATTAACCGCATTATTTTGCAAACCAAAAACCTTCCCACGCATATCAGAAGGGGTTTCTGCTTGAATAGTCGTTTGCATCGGTACACCCACCAAAGCCGCAAAAATACCCAAAATAACCGTCATTAGTAAAGCCAAAATCAAATTGTTAGTAGCCACAGACAAGCCACTCAATGCCGCTCCCATACCCATTGAACCCCAAAAACTAAGTCGAGCATGAGGAATCATTTTACCCTGATGAGTGACAAATACTGCACCAATAGCAATGCCAATGCCCGTTGCGGCCAATAAATAGCCAAATTGATCAGCCTCCATTCCGGGTATAGTTTCCGCTAAACGCACCGCTAACACTGCCAAAGCCGCAAAAATAGAAAATAAAATAACTAATTGAAATAAAGCATTGCGCACTCGATGATTTTTTTGCAAGTATCGTAAACCATCTTTTATATCTTCCCAAGGATGATTTTCTTGTTGCTGTCTATCCTTATCCTTTTCCCGACTGCGCATTGTCATCAATACAATTCCCGCCAAAAGATAACATCCTCCTACTAGCAACTCTTTT
This is a stretch of genomic DNA from Cyanobacterium aponinum PCC 10605. It encodes these proteins:
- a CDS encoding MFS transporter — protein: MPVFETDTEEKSEPVSANSSLANPSPTHHKANNGIMSVLRNISFLILWLGQIFSQLADKIYLVLMIALISANFQTQGESISSWVSLIMIAFTIPAILFGSLAGVYVDRWSKKSVLVVSNLGRGILVLILPFCLLINKQEMGFFSLPWSFWLLLLVTFSVSTLTQFFAPAEQATIPLIVRKKDLLAANSLYTTTMMAMLIIGFAVGEPLLEITYNWGENFSFAYGKELLVGGCYLLAGIVLMTMRSREKDKDRQQQENHPWEDIKDGLRYLQKNHRVRNALFQLVILFSIFAALAVLAVRLAETIPGMEADQFGYLLAATGIGIAIGAVFVTHQGKMIPHARLSFWGSMGMGAALSGLSVATNNLILALLMTVILGIFAALVGVPMQTTIQAETPSDMRGKVFGLQNNAVNIALSLPLALAGIAETYFGLRIVLMILASLAVSGMALTSLITGKSGN